From Roseibium alexandrii DFL-11, the proteins below share one genomic window:
- a CDS encoding class I SAM-dependent methyltransferase, with protein sequence MTSQATGHAFDWRFNENDQEFSLQGCLRPQSADELNGCMEALDTATSTVKGRLYLNVRRLVRMNNVAFQAIARHLVDTCVNRPDLNIQVTTSSCVGWSTRKFQALESANQNITVSEYDSDFYPGQTFLEEGGFIPILRTQTKLTWHHEREILGRHGLKPGMQMADICCGIGDFAILAQKEYELGRLVALDHSKSSLDYARKVAAEFGVKGVEYVYGDASEMLLESNQFDFVTCRHALQVFDHPEEILKELYRICKPGGRVYITNEKNSHCLGEPRSETIQWTYNEVAKLWDHFDMDIELGPKSRRYLADGGFEDIKMESFMVTNLDGNPQDFADIIQSWENVYAGQMAVERGDSPEQIARFRQGFQDHIFAALHPKGYAGWPIWVASGRKPL encoded by the coding sequence GTGACTTCCCAAGCGACTGGCCACGCATTCGACTGGCGTTTCAATGAAAACGATCAGGAATTCTCCCTGCAGGGCTGCTTGCGGCCACAATCCGCCGATGAGCTCAATGGCTGCATGGAGGCCCTCGATACTGCAACGTCCACCGTCAAGGGCCGACTTTATCTGAACGTGCGCCGCCTTGTGCGGATGAACAACGTTGCGTTTCAGGCGATTGCCCGGCACCTGGTCGATACTTGCGTCAATCGTCCGGACCTGAACATCCAGGTGACGACGTCGAGCTGTGTCGGATGGTCGACACGCAAATTCCAGGCCTTGGAAAGCGCAAACCAGAACATCACGGTCAGTGAGTACGACAGCGACTTTTATCCCGGTCAGACCTTCCTGGAAGAAGGAGGTTTCATTCCGATCCTGCGGACTCAAACCAAGCTGACCTGGCACCACGAGCGCGAAATCCTCGGCCGTCATGGTCTGAAGCCCGGAATGCAGATGGCGGACATCTGTTGCGGAATTGGCGATTTCGCTATTCTGGCGCAAAAGGAATACGAACTTGGCAGGCTTGTCGCGCTCGATCACTCAAAATCGAGCCTTGATTATGCTCGCAAGGTTGCCGCCGAATTTGGCGTAAAGGGCGTTGAGTACGTTTATGGCGATGCCTCCGAGATGCTTCTGGAGAGCAACCAGTTCGACTTCGTCACTTGCCGCCATGCCCTACAGGTTTTTGATCATCCGGAAGAGATCCTGAAAGAACTCTACCGTATCTGCAAACCGGGCGGCCGGGTCTACATCACGAACGAGAAAAACTCACACTGCCTTGGCGAACCGCGCTCGGAAACCATTCAGTGGACCTACAACGAGGTCGCCAAGCTCTGGGATCATTTCGATATGGATATCGAGCTCGGCCCCAAGAGCCGGCGCTATCTGGCCGACGGCGGGTTTGAAGACATCAAGATGGAAAGCTTCATGGTCACCAACCTTGACGGCAATCCGCAAGACTTCGCAGACATCATCCAATCCTGGGAAAACGTTTATGCCGGCCAAATGGCCGTTGAACGTGGTGACAGTCCGGAACAGATTGCCCGTTTCCGGCAAGGTTTCCAGGATCACATTTTTGCTGCCCTGCACCCCAAAGGCTACGCTGGTTGGCCGATCTGGGTTGCCTCTGGACGGAAGCCTCTATGA
- a CDS encoding ATP-binding protein: MTSVLGTLEVANELDELSRIYTFLDDLAARHGLDDHIRRHLSLIVEELFSNTVSYGYPEAVADTIKTELTKEGDRLILTLEDHATSFDTGTAPVLDMTEMSAEDMSVGGLGLFLVHQVSEEVSHSRKDGTNTTRVVLRLGSNGSDQN, from the coding sequence ATGACATCGGTTCTCGGGACTTTGGAAGTTGCAAACGAATTAGACGAACTCTCCAGGATCTACACCTTTCTGGACGACCTTGCTGCACGCCACGGTCTTGATGACCACATCCGCCGTCATCTGTCTTTGATCGTAGAAGAGCTTTTTTCCAACACTGTGTCCTACGGCTATCCAGAGGCCGTGGCTGACACCATCAAAACCGAACTCACCAAAGAGGGTGACAGGCTCATCTTGACCCTGGAAGATCACGCGACTTCTTTCGACACCGGGACTGCGCCGGTCCTCGATATGACAGAGATGTCCGCCGAGGACATGTCAGTTGGCGGCTTGGGGCTCTTTCTGGTTCATCAGGTGTCTGAAGAGGTGTCGCATTCCCGGAAAGACGGCACCAATACGACGCGGGTTGTCTTGCGGTTGGGCTCCAACGGATCCGATCAGAATTGA
- the tssE gene encoding type VI secretion system baseplate subunit TssE, with the protein MAVSLFQRLEGDVLKNEFKSLDQHEAALMDSILADLRILLNSMAGCCETRPDYGLTDFNAVNQSHKDTAAELCRDIEQQIIKFEPRLSNPVVRTIEDPNRPLEFVFNVEADLKYGTRQVRVRFDSVLDSSGKVRLTA; encoded by the coding sequence GTGGCGGTTTCCCTTTTTCAGCGTCTTGAAGGCGATGTATTAAAAAACGAGTTCAAGTCGCTGGATCAACATGAGGCGGCGCTGATGGACAGTATTCTCGCCGACCTGCGTATCCTGTTGAACTCAATGGCAGGCTGCTGTGAAACGCGGCCTGACTACGGGTTGACGGACTTCAACGCCGTCAACCAGAGCCACAAGGACACGGCTGCAGAGCTGTGCCGGGATATTGAACAGCAAATCATCAAATTCGAACCGCGATTGAGCAATCCGGTGGTCAGGACCATCGAGGATCCTAACCGTCCGCTGGAGTTTGTGTTCAACGTTGAGGCAGACTTGAAATATGGTACGCGGCAGGTTCGCGTGCGTTTTGATTCTGTGCTGGACAGCTCAGGCAAGGTGCGCCTCACTGCTTAA
- a CDS encoding TssA family type VI secretion system protein: MAEEIVIPELSDPRAEVGKVALANTDAQEEFRDSPEFEELEAEFRKMEIDGPSAVNWKMLNEKTVDVLKENSKDLVLATRLAYGLFLEEDFKGLAIGVKILEDMSKDHWEDMTPPVRRERGRAGAFDWFAEKLGSLVEGKTPEGDQGLAALQAHDYLLELDTALEQKFTKSQAALGPLIRALRPIAKNVRSVLEEEARKKAEAEAAAKAAEEAKEAGGGAAASPASEAASGSAPANAAAAAEPATGAVEPAQSAAPAPQTASPNPSAVPIAVPEVAVDGDADAAFTSLFNAAGKVASSSRQHAPQDPRGYLCARFAVWGRITVMPPVNSGKSSLPPPQKNRIAELQALKGAGNHLGLIQSAEGTFMSSPFWIDAHFMICEAMSALGSDYDAARLLVEGELAGFLKRLPDVLALSFSDGTPFASGETKAWINESVAAGGGASGGADPLTGAASTAASLAQAGKVVEGLAVLKDYCAGCRAERDWFRGQLKLSELCLQFDVLQPLVAQLSRLRKTAEDANLAAWEPDLVVELARLSWRSLNHKNIRQVISDNDLVPLKASVMETLSILDLGAAAELTGKR, from the coding sequence ATGGCTGAAGAGATTGTAATTCCTGAGTTGTCCGATCCGCGGGCAGAGGTCGGCAAGGTCGCTCTGGCGAATACAGATGCGCAGGAAGAGTTCCGCGACAGTCCCGAATTCGAAGAGCTTGAAGCCGAATTCCGGAAAATGGAGATAGATGGGCCGTCTGCCGTCAACTGGAAGATGCTCAACGAGAAGACCGTCGATGTCTTGAAGGAAAACTCGAAGGATCTCGTTCTGGCGACCCGGCTCGCTTACGGTCTTTTTCTGGAGGAAGATTTCAAGGGTCTCGCGATTGGCGTCAAGATCCTCGAAGACATGTCCAAGGACCATTGGGAAGACATGACGCCACCGGTGCGCCGCGAACGCGGCCGGGCAGGGGCCTTCGACTGGTTTGCAGAAAAACTCGGGTCACTTGTCGAGGGAAAGACGCCAGAGGGCGATCAGGGGCTGGCTGCGCTTCAGGCGCATGACTACCTGCTTGAGCTTGATACCGCTCTCGAACAGAAATTCACCAAATCGCAAGCAGCTCTTGGTCCGTTGATCCGCGCGCTCCGCCCGATTGCAAAAAACGTGCGGTCGGTGCTTGAGGAGGAGGCGCGAAAGAAAGCCGAGGCGGAAGCGGCGGCCAAAGCCGCAGAAGAAGCCAAGGAAGCTGGCGGGGGGGCTGCTGCCAGCCCGGCGAGTGAGGCGGCGTCAGGCAGTGCTCCGGCAAATGCTGCAGCTGCAGCGGAGCCTGCTACCGGGGCTGTTGAACCGGCACAGTCTGCAGCGCCTGCGCCGCAAACAGCCTCGCCAAACCCGAGCGCTGTGCCGATTGCGGTGCCGGAGGTTGCTGTTGACGGCGACGCGGATGCAGCATTTACGTCATTGTTCAATGCGGCCGGAAAGGTGGCGTCCAGCAGCCGGCAACACGCGCCGCAGGATCCAAGAGGGTATTTGTGTGCCCGATTTGCTGTCTGGGGCCGGATCACCGTGATGCCGCCGGTCAACAGCGGGAAATCCAGCCTGCCGCCGCCTCAGAAAAACAGGATTGCGGAACTGCAAGCGCTCAAGGGGGCCGGAAACCATCTCGGGTTGATCCAATCAGCTGAAGGCACGTTCATGTCGTCGCCCTTCTGGATCGATGCGCACTTCATGATTTGCGAGGCTATGAGCGCGCTCGGCAGCGACTATGATGCCGCGCGTCTGTTGGTCGAGGGGGAGCTGGCCGGTTTCTTGAAACGCTTGCCGGACGTGCTGGCCCTATCTTTCAGCGACGGAACCCCGTTTGCGAGCGGTGAAACGAAAGCATGGATTAATGAGAGTGTTGCCGCCGGCGGCGGCGCAAGTGGTGGAGCAGACCCGCTTACGGGAGCCGCATCAACAGCCGCCAGCCTGGCTCAGGCCGGTAAGGTTGTTGAGGGATTGGCGGTCTTGAAAGACTATTGCGCCGGCTGCCGGGCGGAGCGGGACTGGTTCCGTGGGCAGCTGAAACTGAGCGAACTGTGCCTGCAATTCGATGTTCTTCAGCCGTTGGTCGCTCAATTGTCGCGGCTTCGAAAGACGGCAGAAGATGCGAATCTTGCGGCCTGGGAGCCGGACTTGGTCGTCGAATTGGCCCGGCTCTCATGGCGTAGCCTCAACCACAAAAACATCCGTCAGGTCATTTCTGACAATGATTTGGTGCCTTTGAAGGCCTCTGTCATGGAAACTTTATCGATACTGGACCTCGGCGCGGCTGCCGAGTTGACGGGCAAGCGCTGA
- the tssF gene encoding type VI secretion system baseplate subunit TssF, with translation MSVNSYYRDELSYLKELGAEFAKANPRLSKYLADDPTDPDVERLMEGFAFLVGRLRQRLDAEMPEVAHSLLKLIWPHYLRPVPPMTTLKFRHAPDVSELAIRVPKGTSVKTASMNGEAVPFRTTLDLNVLPLEISETNLDNRKDSASLELSFTKTAGAGLAALAAAPLTLYLGGQGETNTAQQLYLYLMKRLRSVQLLPKGQDPITADVVLEPVGFERDEASLPYPEGSFDGFRIMQEYFSCPEKFMYVRIRGLEKYARVTADSFKLVFQFNQGFSNLSRVMPHQIQLNTTPAVNLFEAEGQALLVSHDRSEYPVRPLGGRELRSVHDVLSVTGWVQGSSKRIDYQAFESFSHDSSGADPDKLYYRATIKPSVLGSGIDHYISFVTRLNKSGEPLTETISLNLLCSNGEHAGKFGIGSVNQPTSETPAKLVFTNITRILGEVPPPLDDRILWTLIANLSRNYASLIDVEALRTVIGAYDFRANVDRQAALQRDLLLQSFKSFERRSVDIFRNGRPVRAYELVLRLAESEMGGEAEMYLFGCVLDRFLKSYASINSLHRLSMIGTDSNTLLNWDPKEGSAAQL, from the coding sequence ATGTCGGTCAATTCCTACTACAGGGATGAACTCAGCTATCTCAAGGAACTCGGAGCCGAGTTTGCCAAGGCGAACCCGCGCCTGTCCAAGTATCTTGCCGATGACCCGACAGACCCGGATGTCGAACGGCTCATGGAAGGCTTTGCGTTTCTCGTCGGACGGCTGCGTCAGCGTCTTGATGCCGAAATGCCGGAAGTGGCGCATTCGCTGCTCAAGCTGATCTGGCCGCATTATCTGCGGCCTGTCCCGCCGATGACGACATTGAAATTCCGGCACGCACCGGATGTTTCCGAACTTGCCATTCGCGTTCCTAAGGGGACGTCGGTCAAGACAGCGTCCATGAACGGCGAAGCGGTGCCGTTCCGCACAACGCTGGACTTGAATGTCCTTCCGCTGGAGATCAGCGAAACCAACCTGGACAATCGCAAGGACAGCGCATCGCTCGAATTGTCCTTTACGAAAACGGCTGGCGCGGGCCTGGCTGCATTGGCAGCTGCCCCGCTGACCCTTTATCTCGGCGGCCAAGGCGAGACCAACACGGCGCAGCAGCTTTACCTCTATCTGATGAAGCGATTGAGGTCGGTTCAGCTGTTGCCAAAGGGACAGGACCCGATCACCGCGGACGTGGTTCTGGAACCGGTCGGGTTTGAGCGCGACGAAGCGAGCCTGCCCTATCCGGAAGGCTCATTTGACGGATTCCGGATCATGCAGGAGTACTTCTCCTGCCCTGAAAAGTTCATGTATGTCCGCATCCGCGGCCTTGAGAAATACGCCCGCGTCACCGCGGACAGCTTCAAGCTGGTGTTTCAATTCAATCAGGGCTTTTCCAACCTCAGCCGGGTGATGCCGCACCAGATCCAGTTGAACACCACGCCGGCGGTCAATCTGTTTGAGGCCGAAGGCCAGGCGCTTCTGGTGTCGCATGATCGCAGTGAGTATCCGGTGCGGCCCCTCGGCGGCCGGGAACTGCGCAGCGTCCATGATGTTTTGTCCGTGACCGGTTGGGTGCAAGGAAGCAGCAAAAGGATCGATTATCAGGCGTTCGAGTCCTTCTCGCATGATTCTTCCGGGGCGGATCCGGACAAGCTCTACTACCGTGCGACCATCAAGCCATCTGTTCTCGGAAGTGGGATTGACCACTACATTTCGTTCGTCACCCGGTTGAACAAATCCGGGGAACCGCTCACTGAAACGATCTCTCTCAATCTGCTTTGCTCCAACGGGGAGCACGCGGGCAAGTTCGGCATTGGCTCGGTCAACCAGCCGACATCGGAGACACCAGCCAAACTTGTGTTCACAAACATCACCCGGATTTTGGGCGAGGTTCCACCACCGCTTGATGACCGGATCCTGTGGACGTTGATTGCCAACCTCTCCCGCAACTATGCATCGCTGATCGACGTCGAAGCGTTGCGCACAGTGATCGGAGCCTATGATTTCCGGGCGAATGTGGACCGGCAGGCCGCGCTTCAGCGAGACCTCTTGCTCCAAAGCTTCAAGAGTTTCGAACGGCGCAGCGTCGATATCTTCCGCAATGGCCGTCCAGTCCGGGCCTATGAACTTGTGCTTCGGCTCGCCGAGAGTGAAATGGGCGGCGAGGCGGAAATGTACCTCTTCGGCTGTGTTTTGGACCGCTTTTTGAAATCCTATGCCAGCATCAACAGTCTGCATCGCCTCTCGATGATCGGGACCGACAGCAACACGCTTTTGAACTGGGATCCGAAGGAAGGGAGCGCGGCGCAGCTATGA
- the tssC gene encoding type VI secretion system contractile sheath large subunit, which produces MADTENQQQGAGAQTEELDASLLDQILQETKLAPSDDGYDVAKKGVAAFISELLKPTDGQSQVSGAAVDMMITEIDKKLSDQVDQIIHNEDFKTLESAWRSMKFVVDRTDFRQNIKIEMMSVSKDELLEDFEDSPEVVKSGLYKHIYTAEYGQFGGQPVGAVVTNYDFGPGSQDIKLAQYCASVGSMSHAPFIAAAAPAMFGVDTFEEIPNLKDMESIFEGPKYAKWNSFRESEDSRYFALAMPRFMLRTPYGPETTPVKAFNYEEESGSKSENYLWGNAAFAMATKLTDSFAKFRWCPNIIGPQSGGAVEDLPVHTFEAMGQLQSKIPTEVLVSDRKEYELAEQGFISLTMRKGSDNAAFFSANSVQKPKFFGNNPEAKDAELNYKLGTQLPYMMIINRLAHYIKVLQRENIGSWKDRNELQSELNNWIRQYVSDQDNPSADVRSRRPLRKASITVADVEGEPGWYSVSMAVQPHFKYMGADFTLSLKGKLDKA; this is translated from the coding sequence ATGGCTGACACCGAAAACCAGCAACAGGGCGCCGGCGCGCAAACCGAGGAACTCGACGCCTCGTTGCTTGACCAGATTTTGCAGGAAACCAAACTCGCTCCGAGTGACGATGGTTATGACGTCGCCAAAAAGGGCGTTGCTGCATTCATTTCCGAACTTCTGAAGCCGACAGACGGTCAAAGTCAGGTCTCTGGCGCTGCCGTCGACATGATGATCACCGAGATCGACAAGAAACTGTCGGACCAAGTCGATCAGATCATCCACAATGAAGACTTCAAGACGCTGGAATCCGCTTGGCGCAGCATGAAGTTCGTCGTGGACCGGACCGATTTCCGCCAGAACATCAAAATCGAAATGATGAGCGTCTCCAAAGACGAGCTGCTGGAAGATTTTGAAGACAGCCCGGAAGTCGTGAAGTCCGGCCTCTACAAGCACATTTACACCGCTGAATATGGCCAGTTCGGTGGTCAGCCGGTTGGCGCTGTCGTGACGAACTACGATTTCGGCCCCGGCTCACAAGACATCAAGCTGGCTCAGTATTGCGCCAGCGTTGGGTCCATGTCGCATGCCCCATTCATCGCCGCGGCTGCACCGGCCATGTTCGGTGTGGATACCTTTGAGGAAATACCGAACCTCAAGGACATGGAGTCCATTTTTGAAGGGCCGAAATACGCGAAATGGAACTCGTTCCGCGAGTCCGAAGATTCCCGTTATTTCGCGCTTGCCATGCCGCGCTTCATGCTGCGCACCCCGTACGGCCCTGAGACCACACCGGTCAAGGCCTTCAACTACGAGGAAGAGTCTGGTTCCAAGAGCGAGAACTACCTCTGGGGCAATGCAGCGTTTGCAATGGCGACCAAGCTGACGGACAGCTTTGCCAAATTCCGCTGGTGCCCGAACATTATCGGTCCTCAGTCTGGCGGTGCGGTCGAGGATCTGCCGGTCCACACCTTTGAGGCCATGGGGCAGCTGCAGAGCAAGATCCCGACAGAAGTTCTGGTTTCCGACCGTAAGGAATACGAACTTGCTGAGCAGGGCTTTATCTCTCTGACCATGCGCAAAGGTTCCGACAACGCTGCGTTCTTCTCGGCAAACTCGGTTCAGAAGCCGAAGTTCTTCGGCAACAATCCGGAAGCCAAGGATGCGGAGCTGAATTACAAGCTCGGCACACAGCTGCCCTATATGATGATCATCAACCGCTTGGCGCATTACATCAAGGTTCTGCAGCGGGAGAACATCGGCAGCTGGAAAGACCGCAACGAACTGCAGTCCGAGCTGAACAACTGGATCCGTCAGTACGTATCTGACCAGGACAACCCGTCCGCAGACGTACGTTCGCGCCGTCCGCTGCGCAAGGCGTCGATCACCGTTGCGGATGTTGAGGGCGAACCAGGCTGGTACAGCGTGTCGATGGCGGTGCAACCGCACTTCAAGTACATGGGGGCAGACTTCACACTGTCCTTGAAAGGCAAGCTCGACAAGGCTTAA
- a CDS encoding PP2C family protein-serine/threonine phosphatase — protein sequence MTDSFSSDSQTGGYSASMNDELETLRAELAELKAEHADLQLLYEATIEHGEAVEDQLAENNQLLLDTQRRLEAELADAGRYVLSILPEPRSEGPKADWLLVPSTELGGDSFGYHDLDGDHFAIYLIDVCGHGVGAALLSVSIINVLRSCALPETDFRIPSDVLFKLNNAFPMERQNNMFFTIWYGVFQRSTGKLSYASGGHPAAVLLPATKDEGAFSLIGTSEGMVIGAIEDMTFDQSEVSVRSGDRLLVLSDGTYEVDDLEGDVLSLEGLANAALAANGSIPSHILEWVQKKSGQSELPDDYSMIEFQF from the coding sequence ATGACGGATTCGTTTTCATCTGATTCTCAAACCGGCGGGTACAGCGCATCTATGAATGATGAATTGGAAACCCTGCGCGCCGAGCTGGCAGAGCTGAAAGCCGAGCACGCTGATTTACAGCTTCTTTACGAAGCGACAATCGAACACGGCGAGGCCGTGGAAGATCAGCTTGCAGAGAACAATCAGCTGCTTCTGGACACCCAGCGCAGGCTTGAGGCAGAGTTGGCTGACGCCGGCCGATATGTGTTGTCGATCCTGCCCGAACCGAGGTCGGAAGGCCCGAAAGCGGACTGGCTTTTGGTTCCGTCAACGGAACTTGGCGGCGATTCCTTCGGCTATCATGACCTCGATGGCGATCATTTTGCCATATACCTGATCGATGTCTGCGGGCACGGTGTTGGAGCTGCGCTGCTCTCTGTCTCGATTATCAACGTGTTGCGCTCTTGTGCGTTGCCGGAAACAGATTTCCGGATCCCCTCCGATGTGCTTTTCAAGTTGAACAACGCCTTCCCAATGGAACGGCAGAACAACATGTTCTTCACCATCTGGTACGGCGTTTTTCAGAGGTCGACCGGTAAACTGTCTTATGCGTCCGGAGGGCATCCGGCAGCCGTTCTGTTGCCAGCGACCAAGGACGAGGGGGCGTTTTCGCTCATTGGAACGAGCGAAGGCATGGTGATCGGCGCCATTGAAGATATGACGTTCGACCAGTCCGAAGTGTCGGTACGCTCGGGCGATCGGTTGCTGGTCTTGAGTGACGGCACCTATGAGGTGGATGATCTTGAAGGCGATGTTTTAAGCCTTGAAGGTCTGGCCAACGCGGCGCTTGCCGCAAACGGCTCTATACCTTCACATATCCTGGAGTGGGTTCAGAAAAAGTCTGGTCAATCCGAGTTGCCGGATGACTATTCAATGATTGAATTTCAATTCTGA
- the tssB gene encoding type VI secretion system contractile sheath small subunit, which yields MSKESSVAPKERVNIKYKPATGDAKEEVELPLKLVMLGDYTMRPDDTPVEDRSLININKDNFNEVMKSHELKLDMATDNKLVEQQEGEEPEKLSVSLKIESLADFSPESVVRQTPELNKLLELREALVALKGPLGNVPAFRKAIQNVLGDEAAREKLLAELTNSTGKSGDGE from the coding sequence ATGTCCAAAGAATCCTCCGTCGCTCCCAAGGAGCGGGTGAATATCAAGTACAAGCCCGCGACGGGAGACGCCAAGGAAGAAGTTGAACTTCCGCTGAAGCTCGTCATGCTTGGGGATTACACCATGCGTCCCGACGACACGCCAGTCGAGGACCGGTCCCTTATCAACATCAACAAGGACAACTTCAACGAGGTGATGAAAAGCCACGAGTTGAAGCTGGACATGGCGACAGACAACAAGCTGGTCGAACAGCAGGAAGGCGAAGAGCCGGAAAAGCTTTCTGTTTCGCTGAAGATCGAAAGCCTGGCCGATTTCTCTCCTGAATCCGTTGTGCGTCAGACACCGGAACTCAACAAGCTTCTGGAGCTGCGTGAGGCGCTTGTCGCCTTGAAAGGGCCATTGGGCAACGTTCCGGCGTTCCGCAAGGCAATCCAGAATGTTCTCGGCGATGAGGCTGCCCGCGAAAAACTTCTGGCCGAACTTACCAACTCCACCGGCAAATCCGGCGACGGCGAATAA
- a CDS encoding STAS domain-containing protein has product MADAAHLTIDDETVDGIRIICPKGKLETLSAKDFEAHLKSAAQESDSSLLIDMSGVDYVTSFGLRSLLIITKQIAPAGRKLILFGVNPSVHEVLKISGFLKILSVVEGRDDALAEIRG; this is encoded by the coding sequence ATGGCGGATGCGGCGCATCTCACGATCGACGACGAAACAGTGGACGGGATTCGGATCATTTGCCCCAAGGGCAAACTGGAGACCCTGTCGGCAAAGGACTTTGAAGCGCATCTCAAGTCAGCCGCCCAAGAGAGCGATTCCAGCCTGCTGATCGACATGAGCGGCGTAGATTATGTCACCAGTTTCGGTCTGCGGTCCTTGTTGATCATCACCAAACAGATCGCTCCGGCAGGACGCAAACTGATCCTCTTCGGCGTCAATCCATCGGTCCATGAAGTATTGAAGATCTCCGGCTTCCTCAAAATCCTCAGCGTGGTTGAGGGGCGCGATGATGCTTTGGCAGAGATACGGGGCTAG